A single genomic interval of Cetobacterium sp. ZOR0034 harbors:
- a CDS encoding 4Fe-4S binding protein, whose translation MKNKNGVIIDETISWKDITPGGVVYESGSAENFKTGDWRTMKVEFIEENCKQCLLCVPVCPDSSIPMKDGKRVDFDQDHCKGCGVCYAVCPFKAIEFTKA comes from the coding sequence ATGAAAAATAAAAATGGTGTAATTATAGATGAAACTATCTCTTGGAAGGATATAACTCCTGGAGGAGTAGTTTATGAATCTGGAAGTGCGGAAAATTTTAAAACTGGAGATTGGCGAACAATGAAGGTTGAGTTTATAGAGGAAAATTGTAAACAATGTCTTCTTTGTGTTCCAGTGTGTCCCGATTCATCTATTCCGATGAAAGATGGAAAAAGAGTTGATTTTGACCAAGACCATTGCAAAGGCTGCGGAGTATGTTATGCAGTATGCCCATTTAAAGCGATAGAGTTCACAAAGGCGTAA
- the porA gene encoding pyruvate ferredoxin oxidoreductase yields the protein MSIRERMSGNEAVATAMRQINPDVMPAFPITPSTEIPQYFSKYVADGVVNTEFIPVESEHSAMSACIGSQAAGARTVTATSSCGLALMWEMLYVASSMRLPITMALINRALTGPININADHSDSMGARDTGWIQIYSETNQEAYDNYIQAVRIAEHPSVQLPAMVCQDGFITSHAVECIEILEDEKVKKFVGEYEPEDYLLNSARKIAHGPYDTAAYYMEHKVQQAHAMINAKKVIKDVAKEYEELTGRKYSFFEEYKMNDADVAIIVLNSTAGTAKAAIDELRAEGKKVGLIKIRVFRPFPFDELKHALSGKKVIGVMDKCEGFSAAGGPLFAEVRSALYDSHDRPEIFNYVYGLGGRDVTVDSIKTVFNELLHEAHSKELLENGVEILSHSEQILSDTNDFEVRRVYRHLGVRG from the coding sequence ATGAGTATAAGAGAAAGAATGTCAGGAAACGAAGCCGTAGCAACAGCTATGAGACAGATAAACCCAGATGTAATGCCAGCATTTCCAATAACACCATCGACAGAGATACCTCAATATTTCTCGAAATATGTAGCTGATGGAGTTGTGAACACAGAGTTTATACCAGTAGAATCAGAGCATAGTGCTATGTCAGCTTGTATTGGATCACAGGCAGCGGGAGCTAGAACAGTTACAGCAACATCATCATGTGGTCTTGCATTAATGTGGGAGATGCTATATGTTGCGTCATCAATGAGATTACCAATAACTATGGCTCTTATAAATAGAGCTTTAACAGGACCAATAAATATAAATGCAGATCATAGTGACTCAATGGGTGCTAGAGATACTGGATGGATTCAAATATATAGTGAAACAAATCAAGAAGCGTACGATAACTACATTCAAGCTGTAAGAATAGCAGAGCATCCAAGTGTTCAACTTCCTGCTATGGTCTGCCAAGATGGATTTATAACAAGCCATGCTGTGGAGTGTATAGAGATTTTAGAGGATGAAAAAGTTAAAAAGTTTGTTGGAGAGTATGAACCAGAGGATTACCTTTTGAACTCAGCTAGAAAAATAGCTCATGGGCCATACGATACGGCAGCTTATTATATGGAGCATAAAGTTCAACAAGCTCATGCAATGATAAATGCAAAAAAAGTTATAAAAGATGTAGCAAAAGAGTATGAGGAGTTGACTGGAAGAAAATATTCATTCTTTGAAGAGTATAAAATGAATGATGCAGATGTGGCTATTATAGTTTTAAACTCAACGGCTGGAACAGCTAAAGCTGCGATTGATGAATTAAGAGCTGAAGGAAAAAAAGTTGGTCTTATAAAGATAAGAGTATTTAGACCGTTTCCATTTGATGAATTAAAACATGCTTTAAGTGGAAAAAAAGTTATAGGAGTAATGGATAAATGTGAAGGATTCTCAGCTGCAGGAGGACCACTTTTTGCAGAGGTGAGATCGGCTCTTTACGATTCACATGATAGACCAGAGATTTTCAACTACGTTTATGGACTAGGTGGAAGAGATGTAACTGTTGATTCTATAAAAACAGTTTTCAATGAACTTCTTCATGAAGCACACTCAAAGGAACTTTTAGAAAATGGAGTAGAGATTTTATCTCACTCAGAGCAAATTTTATCTGACACAAATGACTTTGAAGTAAGAAGAGTTTACAGACACTTAGGAGTAAGGGGGTAG
- a CDS encoding thiamine pyrophosphate-dependent enzyme: MAYNFKEQMNKPERLTGGHRLCAGCGAGVAARAMLRALKVEDEAVISNATGCLEVSTFLYPYTAWKDSFIHSAFENAAATTSGVEAAYKALKRRGKLNDTYKFITFGGDGGTYDIGFQSLSGAMERGHDMVYVCYDNGAYMNTGIQRSSATPKFADTTTSPLGRESDGKPQGRKDLTDIMAAHNIPYVGQTTFIGNFKDIQEKAERAIYTEGAAFMNVLAPCPRGWRYPPEKLMEVCKLAVETCYWPLFEVINGEWKLSYKPKNKLPITEFLKIQGRFAHLFKPGNEHLLEEIQKDVDRKWEALLKRCGEEI, translated from the coding sequence ATGGCATATAATTTTAAAGAACAAATGAATAAACCAGAAAGATTGACTGGAGGACATAGACTTTGTGCTGGATGTGGAGCAGGAGTTGCAGCAAGAGCTATGCTTAGAGCTTTAAAAGTTGAAGATGAAGCTGTTATTTCAAATGCAACAGGATGTTTAGAGGTTTCAACATTTTTATATCCATATACGGCTTGGAAAGATTCGTTTATACATTCAGCTTTTGAAAATGCTGCTGCAACAACAAGTGGTGTGGAAGCAGCATACAAAGCTTTAAAAAGAAGAGGAAAATTAAACGATACTTATAAATTTATAACTTTTGGTGGAGATGGAGGAACTTACGATATTGGATTCCAATCACTTTCAGGTGCTATGGAAAGAGGTCATGATATGGTTTATGTGTGTTATGACAACGGAGCTTATATGAACACAGGAATTCAAAGATCGTCAGCTACACCTAAATTTGCAGATACAACAACATCTCCTTTAGGAAGAGAAAGTGATGGAAAACCACAAGGAAGAAAAGATTTAACAGATATAATGGCAGCACATAACATTCCATATGTTGGTCAGACAACATTTATAGGAAATTTTAAAGATATACAAGAGAAAGCGGAAAGAGCTATTTATACAGAGGGAGCAGCTTTTATGAACGTTCTTGCACCGTGCCCAAGAGGGTGGAGATATCCTCCTGAGAAATTGATGGAAGTTTGTAAATTGGCTGTTGAAACTTGTTATTGGCCACTGTTTGAAGTTATAAATGGCGAGTGGAAACTTTCTTACAAGCCAAAAAATAAGTTACCGATAACAGAGTTTTTAAAAATTCAAGGAAGATTTGCACATCTTTTCAAACCAGGAAATGAACATCTTTTAGAAGAGATTCAAAAAGATGTAGACAGAAAATGGGAAGCACTTTTAAAAAGATGCGGTGAGGAGATTTAA
- a CDS encoding nitroreductase family protein, whose product MNEIIKCILERRSIRKFSSKEINKKDLDLILKAGEYAPSAESEYR is encoded by the coding sequence ATGAATGAAATTATTAAATGTATATTAGAAAGAAGATCTATTAGAAAGTTCAGTTCCAAAGAGATTAATAAAAAGGATTTAGACTTAATTTTAAAAGCTGGAGAATACGCTCCTTCTGCAGAATCTGAATATAGATGA